The following proteins come from a genomic window of Phycodurus eques isolate BA_2022a chromosome 9, UOR_Pequ_1.1, whole genome shotgun sequence:
- the LOC133408051 gene encoding protocadherin beta-16-like: MANKRFASFRRGLVFLFLFLHLVNGDVSYSIPEEMKRGFVVGNMAKDLGLNLGQLSARKARIDPEDDNVQHCGINLNTGDLVVQERIDREDLCGKKASCVLKQELVLENPMELHRINIRVVDINDNAPQFNEESLKLEIRESADKEERFHLREAHDADIGENAVQSYTLQQNDHFKLIVNSKAGGRKYCELVLDKELDREAKKDMMLLLTAYDGGSPQRSGTVVIHVTVLDANDNVPVFSQAVYKASLAENSALDTLVITVSASDADEGINSEITFAFDHVSDDNSNIFTLHPKTGEVRVAGVVDYEKVSSYEMQISAVDGPGLISYCSLIINLIDINDNAPVINIKSLTDPVAENVPPGTEVAIVHVQDRDSERNGQVRCSVRRDVPFRLVPSIKNYYSLVTSGRLDRELVSDYNITIGASDEGSPPLSSRKSLRLSVADVNDNPPAFERESYSAYVSENNEAGSALCRVSARDPDRRQNGTVVYSLLAGAEVNGAPASSYVSVDGDTGAVRAAGSLDYEDLRSFRVHVVARDKGSPPLSSNVSVSVWIRDVNDNSPQILYPAPEGDSFVTELVPKAAHGGSVVSKVIAVDADSGQNARLSYHIVKSTDPGLFAIGLHSGEIRTRRDICQSDGVKQNLMVAVKDNGQPPLSATCSVYLLLSDNSAELPELMDVSSDEREKNSKVTSYLTVALVSVSAFFVTFMAAVLAGSFCRRRKPRLSSDGGVAVPGAYLPPNYADVDGAGTLGGAYDYDAYLTTGSRTSDFNFVRSYDDDTLPADRALGKSPSDFDDELRDSFDPLEFPGNLV; encoded by the exons aTGGCGAACAAAAGATTTGCGTCTTTCCGCCGCGGCctcgtttttcttttccttttcctccaCCTCGTCAACGGAGACGTCAGCTACTCTATCCCAGAGGAGATGAAACGTGGATTTGTCGTCGGCAATATGGCCAAGGATTTGGGACTAAATTTGGGCCAGTTATCTGCTCGTAAAGCGCGCATTGATCCAGAGGACGACAACGTCCAACACTGCGGCATCAACCTCAACACTGGTGACTTGGTTGTTCAGGAAAGGATCGACAGGGAAGATCTTTGTGGCAAAAAGGCATCGTGTGTCTTAAAGCAGGAACTTGTACTGGAAAACCCAATGGAACTACATCGTATTAATATTCGTGTTGTAGACATTAATGATAATGCTCCACAGTTTAATGAAGAGTCACTCAAATTAGAAATTCGTGAGTCGGCAGACAAGGAGGAACGTTTTCATCTGAGAGAAGCACACGATGCCGACATTGGAGAAAATGCTGTTCAAAGCTACACTTTGCAGCAGAATgatcattttaaattaattgtaaACTCAAAAGCAGGTGGACGAAAGTACTGCGAATTGGTTTTAGACAAGGAATTGGACAGAGAAGCTAAAAAAGACATGATGCTCTTGCTGACCGCCTATGATGGCGGCTCCCCTCAGAGATCAGGAACAGTCGTCATCCACGTCACCGTTTTGGACGCGAATGATAACGTGCCCGTATTTAGTCAAGCGGTCTATAAAGCCAGTCTGGCTGAAAATTCTGCTCTTGATACTTTGGTGATCACAGTGAGCGCGAGTGATGCAGACGAAGGAATAAATAGCGAAATCACTTTCGCATTTGACCATGTTTCTGATGACAATagcaatatttttactttacacCCCAAAACTGGAGAAGTGAGAGTAGCTGGTGTTGTCGATTATGAGAAAGTATCATCTTACGAAATGCAAATAAGTGCGGTAGATGGTCCAGGATTAATTTCCTATTGTTCTTTAATTATAAATCTCATTGACATCAATGACAACGCCCCGGTGATAAATATCAAGTCGCTGACCGACCCGGTGGCGGAGAACGTGCCGCCCGGCACCGAGGTGGCCATCGTTCACGTGCAGGACAGAGACTCTGAGCGGAACGGGCAGGTCCGCTGCTCCGTCCGACGAGACGTCCCCTTCCGCTTAGTTCCTTCCATCAAGAACTATTATTCTCTGGTGACGAGCGGCCGGCTGGACCGCGAACTGGTGTCCGATTACAACATTACAATCGGCGCCAGCGACGAGGGCTCTCCTCCTCTGTCCTCCCGGAAAAGTCTTCGCCTGTCCGTCGCCGACGTCAACGACAACCCGCCCGCGTTCGAGCGAGAGTCCTACAGCGCCTACGTGAGCGAAAACAACGAAGCCGGCTCGGCTTTGTGTCGGGTGAGCGCCCGAGACCCCGACCGGAGACAGAACGGCACGGTGGTTTATTCTCTGTTGGCGGGCGCCGAGGTGAACGGCGCCCCGGCGTCCTCCTACGTATCGGTGGACGGAGACACGGGGGCCGTCCGCGCCGCGGGCTCCTTGGATTACGAAGACTTGAGGAGTTTTCGAGTCCACGTGGTGGCCAGAGACAAGGGTTCTCCTCCGCTGAGCAGCAACGTGAGCGTCAGCGTGTGGATACGGGACGTGAACGACAACTCTCCTCAGATACTGTACCCCGCCCCGGAGGGCGACTCCTTCGTGACCGAGCTGGTCCCCAAAGCTGCGCACGGAGGCTCCGTGGTGTCCAAAGTGATAGCGGTGGACGCCGACTCCGGACAGAACGCCCGGCTGTCCTATCATATAGTCAAGTCCACGGATCCGGGACTTTTCGCCATCGGTCTCCACAGTGGAGAGATCAGGACCCGGCGGGACATTTGCCAATCTGACGGCGTGAAGCAGAACCTGATGGTGGCGGTGAAAGATAACGGACAGCCCCCTCTCTCCGCCACCTGCTCCGTGTATTTACTTCTTTCCGATAACTCGGCCGAGTTGCCGGAACTCATGGACGTTTCCTCCGACGAGCGGGAGAAGAATTCCAAAGTCACCTCTTATCTGACGGTGGCGCTGGTGTCCGTGTCCGCCTTCTTTGTGACCTTCATGGCGGCGGTCCTGGCTGGGAGCTTCTGCCGCAGGAGAAAGCCCAGACTGTCGTCGGACGGAGGGGTCGCCGTCCCCGGCGCGTACCTCCCTCCTAATTACGCAGATGTCGACGGCGCGGGAACTTTAGGCGGCGCCTACGACTACGACGCCTACTTGACGACGGGCTCCAGGACCAGCGACTTCAACTTTGTGCGTTCTTACGACGACGACACGCTGCCCGCTGACCGCGCGCTCGGGAAGAGTCCCAGCGACTTCGATGACGAGCTTCGCGATTCTTTCGACCCACTTGAG TTTCCAGGTAATTTGGTTTAA
- the LOC133408052 gene encoding protocadherin beta-15-like: MRRGRTALRFGLAFVFLVLHSVRGDVSYSVPEEMKRGSVIGNIARDLGMDSGRLASRKARVDTENSNVKCCAIHLNTGDLVVQERIDREGLCAKKPTCVIKQDLVLESPLEVHRVNIRVQDINDNAPQFKEGLLKLEIRESAVKGAHFLLDEAHDADIGEHAVQGYSLEKNEHFSLNVKTKGIGRKYGELVLDKELDRENENEIVLLLTAYDGGSPQRSGTVRIHVTVLDANDNAPVFSQTVYQASLPENSPLGTLVITLSAIDPDDGINGDVFYGFDHVDERQVFSMSPKSGEVKVAGAIDYEKESSYEMQISAKDGLGLASYATLIIEIIDTNDNAPLIYVKSLTDPVAENVPPGTEVAIVHVQDRDSERNGQVRCSVRRDVPFRLVPSIKNYYSLVTSGRLDRELVSDYNITIGASDEGSPPLSSRKSLRLSVADVNDNPPAFERESYSAYVSENNEAGSALCRVSARDPDRRQNGTVVYSLLAGAEVNGAPASSYVSVDGDTGAVRAAGSLDYEDLRSFRVHVVARDKGSPPLSSNVSVSVWIRDVNDNSPQILYPAPEGDSFVTELVPKAAHGGSVVSKVIAVDADSGQNARLSYHIVKSTDPGLFAIGLHSGEIRTRRDICQSDGVKQNLMVAVKDNGQPPLSATCSVYLLLSDNSAELPELMDVSSDEREKNSKVTSYLTVALVSVSAFFVTFMAAVLAGSFCRRRKPRLSSDGAVAVPGAYLPPDYADVDGAGTLRGAYDYDAYLTTGSRTSDFNFVRSYDDDTLPADRALGKSPSDFDDELRDSFDPLEVNGKSFGLQQKEANSSNHGKMNVFITATVRHFMVRGMTGATWLLLEDTAAVQLTSTKIP; this comes from the exons ATGAGACGCGGCAGAACGGCGCTACGTTTTGGACTTGCTTTTGTGTTTCTCGTCCTCCATTCCGTCCGCGGGGACGTGAGCTATTCTGTTCCGGAGGAGATGAAACGCGGATCCGTCATCGGGAACATCGCTCGGGACCTGGGAATGGACTCCGGTAGGCTCGCCTCTCGCAAGGCCCGCGTCGACACGGAGAATAGCAACGTGAAATGTTGCGCTATTCATCTCAATACCGGAGACTTGGTTGTACAAGAAAGGATCGACAGAGAAGGGCTGTGCGCCAAAAAGCCGACGTGTGTCATCAAACAGGACTTGGTTCTGGAAAGCCCGCTTGAAGTGCACCGTGTCAATATCCGCGTTCAGGATATTAATGACAACGCGCCGCAATTTAAAGAAGGTTTGCTGAAATTGGAAATTCGTGAATCTGCGGTCAAGGGTGCGCATTTTCTGTTGGATGAGGCCCACGATGCAGATATTGGTGAACATGCTGTTCAGGGTTACTCCCTTGAGAAGAATGAACATTTCTCATTAAACGTCAAGACGAAGGGGATTGGACGTAAATATGGCGAATTAGTCCTCGACAAAGAATTAGACCGagagaatgaaaatgaaattgtaCTTCTGCTGACTGCATACGATGGCGGCTCCCCTCAGAGGTCCGGTACAGTCCGAATACACGTCACCGTGCTGGACGCCAATGATAACGCACCTGTGTTTAGTCAGACAGTCTATCAAGCCAGTCTGCCTGAAAACTCGCCCCTTGGTACGTTGGTGATAACATTGAGTGCGATTGACCCCGATGATGGAATAAATGGAGATGTTTTCTATGGATTTGACCACGTTGATGAACGTCAAGTTTTTTCGATGAGTCCGAAATCAGGTGAGGTCAAAGTGGCAGGTGCGATAGATTATGAAAAAGAATCATCGTACGAAATGCAGATAAGTGCCAAAGATGGGCTGGGGTTGGCCTCATATGCAACCCTAATTATTGAAATCATTGACACAAATGACAACGCCCCACTTATTTACGTCAAGTCGCTGACCGACCCGGTGGCGGAGAACGTGCCGCCCGGCACCGAGGTGGCCATCGTTCACGTGCAGGACAGAGACTCTGAGCGGAACGGGCAGGTCCGCTGCTCCGTCCGACGAGACGTCCCCTTCCGCTTAGTTCCTTCCATCAAGAACTATTATTCTCTGGTGACGAGCGGCCGGCTGGACCGCGAACTGGTGTCCGATTACAACATTACAATCGGCGCCAGCGACGAGGGCTCTCCTCCTCTGTCCTCCCGGAAAAGTCTTCGCCTGTCCGTCGCCGACGTCAACGACAACCCGCCCGCGTTCGAGCGAGAGTCCTACAGCGCCTACGTGAGCGAAAACAACGAAGCCGGCTCGGCTTTGTGTCGGGTGAGCGCCCGAGACCCCGACCGGAGACAGAACGGCACGGTGGTTTATTCTCTGTTGGCGGGCGCCGAGGTGAACGGCGCCCCGGCGTCCTCCTACGTATCGGTGGACGGAGACACGGGGGCCGTCCGCGCCGCGGGCTCCTTGGATTACGAAGACTTGAGGAGTTTTCGAGTCCACGTGGTGGCCAGAGACAAGGGTTCTCCTCCGCTGAGCAGCAACGTGAGCGTCAGCGTGTGGATACGGGACGTGAACGACAACTCTCCTCAGATACTGTACCCCGCCCCGGAGGGCGACTCCTTCGTGACCGAGCTGGTCCCCAAAGCTGCGCACGGAGGCTCCGTGGTGTCCAAAGTGATAGCGGTGGACGCCGACTCCGGACAGAACGCCCGGCTGTCCTATCATATAGTCAAGTCCACGGATCCGGGACTTTTCGCCATCGGTCTCCACAGTGGAGAGATCAGGACCCGGCGGGACATTTGCCAATCTGACGGCGTGAAGCAGAACCTGATGGTGGCGGTGAAAGATAACGGACAGCCCCCTCTCTCCGCCACCTGCTCCGTGTATTTACTTCTTTCCGATAACTCGGCCGAGTTGCCGGAACTCATGGACGTTTCCTCCGACGAGCGGGAGAAGAATTCCAAAGTCACCTCTTATCTGACGGTGGCGCTGGTGTCCGTGTCCGCCTTCTTTGTGACCTTCATGGCGGCGGTCCTGGCTGGGAGCTTCTGCCGCAGGAGAAAGCCCAGACTGTCGTCGGACGGAGCGGTCGCCGTCCCCGGCGCGTACCTCCCTCCTGATTACGCAGATGTCGACGGCGCGGGAACTTTACGCGGCGCCTACGACTACGACGCCTACTTGACGACGGGCTCCAGGACCAGCGACTTCAACTTTGTGCGTTCTTACGACGACGACACGCTGCCCGCTGACCGCGCGCTCGGGAAGAGTCCCAGCGACTTCGATGACGAGCTTCGCGATTCTTTCGACCCTCTTGAG GTAAACGGGAAATCTTTTGGCTTGCAGCAAAAGGAGGCCAACTCGAGCAATCACGGGAA GATGAACGTCTTCATTACGGCAACAGTTCGACATTTCATGGTGCGAGGCATGACGGGAGCCACGTGGCTTCTGCTCGAAGATACAGCAGCTGTCCAGCTaacgtcaaccaaaatcccgtga
- the LOC133408053 gene encoding protocadherin beta-15-like produces MDRRAHLFLVFFSGFVLWADTTIAELSFALPEEMRPGSIVGNIAKDLGLEGRALISRKARIDTIHEDVRYCDIDVKTGNFVIRERIDREELCGETLTCMLKYELVLENPLELHRITVLVQDVNDNPPVFPKDEIKLEIRESTVKGTRYRVNEADDADVGQNAVQQYFLQNNAHFVLSVRENSDGSKSLELVLDKAFDRETENDLSVVLSASDGGTPERSGTTLVHVTVLDANDNAPVFGHDVYKASLPENSLLETVVVTVSATDADDGINGEVTYDFSRIAEKAKKVFSIDSKTGEMKVIGSLDFESNSKYEMRVDAKDGYGLSSHCKVVIDITDVNDNAPVINIKSLTDPVAENVPPGTEVAIVHVQDRDSERNGQVRCSVRRDVPFRLVPSIKNYYSLVTSGRLDRELVSDYNITIGASDEGSPPLSSRKSLRLSVADVNDNPPAFERESYSAYVSENNEAGSALCRVSARDPDRRQNGTVVYSLLAGAEVNGAPASSYVSVDGDTGAVRAAGSLDYEDLRSFRVHVVARDKGSPPLSSNVSVSVWIRDVNDNSPQILYPAPEGDSFVTELVPKAAHGGSVVSKVIAVDADSGQNARLSYHIVKSTDPGLFAIGLHSGEIRTRRDICQSDGVKQNLMVAVKDNGQPPLSATCSVYLLLSDNSAELPELMDVSSDEREKNSKVTSYLMVALVSVSAFFVTFMAAVLAGSFCRRRKPRLSSDGAVAVPGAYLPPDYADVDGAGTLRGAYDYDAYLTTGSRTSDFNFVRSYDDDTLPADRALAKSPSDFDDELRDSFDPLEVGTNISDVVNHHTCCKEKYLTSMVNWILELDICCASEQTRWLDSAALCFET; encoded by the coding sequence ATGGATCGCCGAGCTCATCTATTCCTGGTCTTTTTCTCCGGCTTTGTTCTTTGGGCCGACACCACCATTGCAGAGCTCAGCTTTGCCTTGCCGGAGGAGATGAGACCCGGATCCATTGTTGGGAATATTGCCAAGGACCTCGGACTCGAAGGACGGGCGTTGATCTCTCGTAAGGCCCGTATCGACACTATTCATGAGGATGTGCGTTACTGCGACATTGACGTCAAAACGGGTAATTTTGTAATCCGGGAGAGGATTGACCGAGAGGAGCTGTGCGGAGAGACGCTGACTTGTATGCTGAAATACGAATTGGTGTTAGAAAACCCGCTTGAGCTCCATCGCATTACGGTCCTCGTCCAAGATGTAAATGACAATCCACCCGTCTTCCCAAAGGATGAAATAAAGCTTGAAATCAGAGAATCCACCGTCAAAGGAACTCGATATCGCGTGAACGAAGCAGATGACGCTGACGTCGGCCAAAATGCTGTTCAACAATATTTCTTACAAAACAATGCGCATTTCGTTTTATCAGTTCGAGAGAATTCGGATGGATCAAAGAGTCTTGAATTGGTGTTAGACAAAGCGTTTGACCGTGAGACAGAAAATGATTTAAGTGTGGTGCTCAGTGCCAGTGACGGAGGCACTCCCGAAAGATCAGGAACGACCCTCGTGCACGTCACGGTGCTGGATGCGAATGATAACGCCCCAGTGTTCGGTCACGATGTTTACAAGGCCAGCCTGCCTGAAAACTCACTGCTGGAAACTGTCGTCGTCACCGTGAGTGCAACGGATGCAGACGATGGCATCAATGGAGAAGTTACATATGATTTTAGTCGCATTGCAGAAAAAGCTAAGAAAGTATTCTCCATTGACAGCAAAACGGGTGAGATGAAAGTAATCGGGTCACTTGACTTCGAGAGTAATTCCAAATATGAAATGCGGGTAGATGCTAAAGATGGTTATGGACTTTCCTCACATTGTAAAGTAGTGATTGACATCACAGATGTGAATGACAACGCCCCGGTGATAAATATCAAGTCGCTGACCGACCCGGTGGCGGAGAACGTGCCGCCCGGCACCGAGGTGGCCATCGTTCACGTGCAGGACAGAGACTCTGAGCGGAACGGGCAGGTCCGCTGCTCCGTCCGACGAGACGTCCCCTTCCGCTTAGTTCCTTCCATCAAGAACTATTATTCTCTGGTGACGAGCGGCCGGCTGGACCGCGAACTGGTGTCCGATTACAACATTACAATCGGCGCCAGCGACGAGGGCTCTCCTCCTCTGTCCTCCCGGAAAAGTCTTCGCCTGTCCGTCGCCGACGTCAACGACAACCCGCCCGCGTTCGAGCGAGAGTCCTACAGCGCCTACGTGAGCGAAAACAACGAAGCCGGCTCGGCTTTGTGTCGGGTGAGCGCCCGAGACCCCGACCGGAGACAGAACGGCACGGTGGTTTATTCTCTGTTGGCGGGCGCCGAGGTGAACGGCGCCCCGGCGTCCTCCTACGTATCGGTGGACGGAGACACGGGGGCCGTCCGCGCCGCGGGCTCCTTGGATTACGAAGACTTGAGGAGTTTTCGAGTCCACGTGGTGGCCAGAGACAAGGGTTCTCCTCCGCTGAGCAGCAACGTGAGCGTCAGCGTGTGGATACGGGACGTGAACGACAACTCTCCTCAGATACTGTACCCCGCCCCGGAGGGCGACTCCTTCGTGACCGAGCTGGTCCCCAAAGCTGCGCACGGAGGCTCCGTGGTGTCCAAAGTGATAGCGGTGGACGCCGACTCCGGACAGAACGCCCGGCTGTCCTATCATATAGTCAAGTCCACGGATCCGGGACTTTTCGCCATCGGTCTCCACAGTGGAGAGATCAGGACCCGGCGGGACATTTGCCAATCTGACGGCGTGAAGCAGAACCTGATGGTGGCGGTGAAAGATAACGGACAGCCCCCTCTCTCCGCCACCTGCTCCGTGTATTTACTTCTTTCCGATAACTCGGCCGAGTTGCCGGAACTCATGGACGTTTCCTCCGACGAGCGGGAGAAGAATTCCAAAGTCACCTCTTATCTGATGGTGGCGCTGGTGTCCGTGTCCGCCTTCTTTGTGACCTTCATGGCGGCGGTCCTGGCTGGGAGCTTTTGCCGCAGGAGAAAGCCCAGACTGTCGTCGGACGGAGCGGTCGCCGTCCCCGGCGCGTACCTCCCTCCTGATTACGCAGATGTCGACGGCGCGGGAACTTTACGCGGCGCCTACGACTACGACGCCTACTTGACGACGGGCTCCAGGACCAGCGACTTCAACTTTGTGCGTTCTTACGACGACGACACGCTGCCCGCTGACCGCGCGCTCGCGAAGAGTCCCAGCGACTTCGATGACGAGCTTCGCGATTCTTTCGACCCACTTGAGGTAGGCACGAACATTAGCGATGTGGTGAATCATCATACTTGTTGCAAGGAAAAGTATTTGACTTCGATGGTCAATTGGATACTGGAGCTGGATATTTGTTGTGCGTCCGAGCAGACGCGTTGGCTTGATTCAGCTGCGCTCTGTTTTGAAACTTAA